One genomic region from Nilaparvata lugens isolate BPH chromosome 3, ASM1435652v1, whole genome shotgun sequence encodes:
- the LOC111049912 gene encoding uncharacterized protein C01G6.5-like isoform X1: MTSAERGTLVTVALAVSAAGTFIPPFIIFPRVNFKEHFLRDGPVGCAGDANPSGWMMEKNFLKFAKHFVTHVRCSIENPCLLILDNHESHLSADLLDYFKENGVTLLSFPPHCSHKLQPLDRSVFGPLKKYINTACDSWMASNKRPMTIHDIPSILASTLHVAATPANIMAGFKVTGIHPLNRFVFSDADFMPSYVTDRPETTSTTNMTTNASGPINILISSPRPSTSAQVDLLNTSPSSPRASTSAQKDYPTPEELRPFQKAGPRLGTNKGRKKRKSAILTDTPVKEALRQEQEESKKKKIKIQENKKKKLVRDLLVSMETEEEGNSSKEKIRRTTKKGKKLVHLSKLKINQDSDSEDENCLCIYCLKPFKQSKKGQEWVQCLRCKKWAHDKCIAEDTSFFICRNCNSDDED; the protein is encoded by the coding sequence ATGACTTCAGCTGAAAGGGGAACTCTAGTAACAGTGGCCCTTGCAGTGAGTGCTGCTGGGACATTCATCCCTCCATTCATTATTTTCCCTAGGGTTAACTTCAAAGAACACTTTCTGAGAGATGGTCCTGTTGGCTGTGCTGGAGATGCCAACCCGTCAGGATGGATGAtggaaaaaaactttttaaaatttgcAAAGCATTTTGTGACCCATGTCAGGTGTTCTATTGAGAATCCGTGTCTCCTGATTTTAGACAATCATGAGTCTCATTTATCAGCAGATCTATTAGATTACTTCAAAGAGAATGGGGTAACTTTGCTATCATTCCCGCCTCACTGCAGCCACAAACTGCAGCCTCTAGACCGCAGTGTTTTTGGGCccctcaaaaaatatataaacactGCATGTGATTCTTGGATGGCTAGTAACAAACGCCCAATGACTATTCATGACATTCCATCAATTTTGGCATCAACTTTACATGTAGCAGCTACTCCAGCAAACATTATGGCTGGATTCAAAGTGACTGGGATTCACCCTCTTAACAGATTTGTATTTTCTGATGCTGATTTCATGCCTTCATATGTAACTGATAGACCAGAAACTACATCAACTACTAATATGACTACGAACGCTTCAGGtcctatcaatattttgatcagTAGCCCCAGGCCTTCCACTTCAGCACAAGTAGACTTGCTAAATACTTCGCCCAGTAGCCCAAGGGCTTCCACTTCTGCACAAAAGGACTACCCCACACCAGAAGAACTGAGGCCATTTCAAAAGGCAGGACCAAGGCTTGGCACtaataaaggaaggaaaaaGAGGAAGTCTGCAATTTTAACTGATACCCCAGTTAAAGAAGCCCTCAGGCAAGAACAGGAGGAatcaaagaagaaaaaaattaagatacaagaaaacaagaagaagaagttagTTAGAGATTTATTGGTTTCTAtggaaacagaagaagaaggtaacagcagcaaagaaaaaatcagGAGAACAactaaaaaaggaaaaaaattggtCCACCTCAGCAAACTGAAAATAAACCAGGATTCAGATAGTGAAGATGAAAACTGTTTGTGCATTTATTGCTTGAAGCCATTTAAACAGTCTAAAAAAGGTCAGGAATGGGTTCAATGTCTCCGATGTAAAAAGTGGGCTCATGACAAGTGTATAGCAGAAGAcacttcatttttcatttgcagAAACTGCAACAGCGACGATGAAGATTAA
- the LOC111049912 gene encoding uncharacterized protein LOC111049912 isoform X2, whose product MVRNYVCKTDRAKLDINVMKRAVLQVRLGQNTIRGTAKLFGLNDKTVGNYCKKWANLTNEDLKTQMENVNVEAPPALETPPVPEAPPAPETPQASVSPPAAEAPPVQEAPLPPDAPTVREVPPTLGLVQFGYSKHLNVFEPNQEKLLVEYLLKASDIYFGLSPKEVRRFAYTYAVACGRKIPQSWTDNGMAGPDWLTLFLKRNRTLSIRAPQATSLARATSFNRTNVSAFLTI is encoded by the exons aTGGTAAGAAATTACGTTTGCAAAACTGATAGAGCCAAGCTGGACATAAATGTAATGAAAAGGGCTGTGCTTCAAGTAAGACTTGGGCAAAACACCATACGAGGAACTGCCAAACTCTTTGGATTGAATGATAAAACTGTtggaaattattgcaaaaaatggGCTAATTTGACCAACGAAGACCTGAAAACACAGATGGAAAATGTAAAT GTTGAGGCACCACCAGCACTAGAGACCCCACCAGTGCCAGAGGCCCCACCAGCGCCAGAGACTCCACAAGCATCAGTGTCCCCACCAGCGGCAGAGGCCCCACCAGTGCAAGAGGCTCCACTACCACCAGATGCCCCAACAGTGAGAGAAGTCCCACCAACTCTTGGACTGGTGCAATTTGGATACTCCAAACATCTTAAT gtGTTCGAGCCAAACCAAGAAAAGTTGCTAGTGGAATATCTTCTGAAAGCTTCTGATATTTATTTTGGCCTTTCACCTAAGGAAGTAAGACGATTTGCTTATACATATGCAGTAGCCTGCGGCAGAAAAATCCCTCAGTCTTGGACCGACAATGGAATGGCAGGACCTGATTGGCTAACTTTGTTCCTAAAACGGAATAGGACACTCTCAATTAGGGCCCCTCAAGCAACGAGCTTAGCTCGAGCCACAAGTTTTAATAGAACCAATGTGTCAGCTTTTTTGACAATTTGA